The following are from one region of the Platichthys flesus chromosome 2, fPlaFle2.1, whole genome shotgun sequence genome:
- the id1 gene encoding DNA-binding protein inhibitor ID-1, whose protein sequence is MWMLLTVNIPLLTFPRGGEAWSLDYLPTSFSFLHHNPWKLTRIKMKVVGSTCALKSKVGGEDMVRCLSEQSLTISKIKIPLLDEQMSVFLQDMNNCYSKLKELVPTLPTNKKASKVEILQHVIDYIWDLQVELDEPEKSRQLMASGIARTPLTTLNAELASIAAENGCSDDRIMCR, encoded by the exons ATGTGGATGTTGCTAACTGTCAACATTCCCTTGCTCACATTtccaagaggaggagaagcctgGTCACTCGACTATCTCCCAAcatctttttcatttctgcatcacaATCCTTGGAAACTTACACGCATCAAGATGAAGGTTGTCGGATCTACCTGCGCCCTGAAGAGCAAGGTCGGCGGAGAGGACATGGTGCGCTGCCTGTCCGAGCAGAGCTTGACCATCTCCAAGATCAAGATCCCGCTGCTGGACGAGCAGATGAGCGTCTTCCTGCAGGACATGAACAACTGCTACAGCAAGCTCAAGGAACTGGTGCCCACGCTGCCCACGAACAAGAAGGCGAGCAAAGTGGAGATCCTGCAGCACGTCATCGACTACATCTGGGACCTGCAGGTCGAGCTCGACGAGCCGGAGAAGAGCCGCCAGCTCATGGCGAGCGGCATCGCCCGCACACCGCTGACCACGCTGAACGCCGAGCTCGCTAGCATCGCAGCTGAG AATGGATGCTCAGATGACAGGATCATGTGCCGCTAA
- the LOC133961167 gene encoding nuclear receptor coactivator 3-like isoform X1: MKMSGVGDNSLEPLCSDRKRKLSTCDTPGLGCDKRRREQESKYIEELAELISANLSNIDSFNVKPDKCAILKETVRQIRQIKEQGKSSCSDDDVQKADVSSTGQGVIDKDHLGPLLLQALDGFLFVVNRDGNIIFVSDNVTQYLQYKQEELINTSVYTIIHDEDREEFHKNLPKSNAPNGASWGGEAPRQKSHTFNCRMLVNFVHGQNHGLSDERPGGQRYETMQCFALTQPRAMMEEGEDLQSCMICVARRITAVERTERFSTRHELSGKLIEIEHQSSLHTTMRPGWEDLVRRCMQMFLQHSEGQPWSYKRHYQEAFHNGHAETPLYRFSLSDGTPVTAQTRSDLCRNPNTNEPHSFLSTHLLQREQNGYRGNQGMRPQSMGVNNPNQQMNTGPGGGMNRGYGMADQANMPHRGMTPYAGGNRTNQMSPMHQMNNVGQMNQMNSMHPNNSMNQMGPMNQMGHHGMHQQQHQHPQMGQFHGGGGGPGGGGYGMGMTSPPQASPGINAPPHNVMGSPRVLGSPKMAASPFSPGGMNSPMSSSHPGHPGNSGGGGTTFSSSSLNALQAISEGVGNPMPSPLTSPPPHKPDSSPSINSTNQSSGVTCKPGLPAYSDSKSPGSSLGAGLEQQSQQHPHTPTSEGPPDKPDSQVSRDMGPTGGETGRRVPDGRSHKKLLQLLTSPTDELVPPNHTTSSGPTSSPETKDGTAGVTSPSSSTGVSSSTGGNHGAVSSSGGAGHLSSQSLQEKHKILHKLLQNGNTPDDVARITAEATGKSSLDSDPGPAATAGVRGSESKQEQHSPKKEKPHALLHYLLNKDDTKEGGDIKPKLEELEGRGPQGAGVTSSDPHCMEGKVKLEPTDEAETLETILGVPRNNSGFYPEADSRVGKEVGNKQGNLPDSLHEGEKGPLPPGQRGVYQRALSMDAKPMGAEGPVGGGLAMRRNVPCPTLVKQENVDATIRPGGIPNGFPGGMGVCPPRGNPRGMGRGMGIPQRPPMAGPGEWGMPRSSVSPTIGPGHPGMGRSVPMGGPMMNRSNSVPGNTRSMLQQQLMDMGTNDTSISMSPFRGHGPPPRSPSWPDSAIGMDRPQIKTNRDQFAHPLHELLGPLTNSEGPSDERALLDQLDSLLNTADVSALQEIDRALGIPDIVGKTRRPEGHPQDPGRGPGRGPGRGQCPPSEPFPVPPESTIGMDKKAMYGQGYPGTPGPPSVGMQAGYSSNTMQGQSPAGFNPMMNQMGQTGSFPGMGGMGNPRANMMRPRMMATKPLRLQLQQRLQGQQFMNQTRQGMKIENLPGVNPAMRQGMQPSIQPGIQPGMQPSMQPGIQPGMQPGMQPGMQPGIQPGMQPGMQPGIQPGMQPGMQPGMQPGMQPGMQPGMQPGMQPGMQPGMQPGMQPGIQPGMQPGMQPGIQPGMQPGIQPGMQPGMQNAGMGGQPGFLNAQMMAQRSREMMTMQMRRQRMMMLMQQQQQQQQQQQQQGQGAAGGFSPPPNVTAPAGMDHPMGGPPLNQPGQQGFNYGGSYGMNQQGDPSFMAPGSSSPGNLMQGRMGGPPQNTVTQGMQGNPQGGPMYASGDMKGWPQSGMPRNSSYSQQQYPQQSNQGQFGPMMMNNSMAGPGQVSGAGAGQLGQMSGQMSGQMSGQMSGQMSGQMSGQMSGQMTGQMPGQMPGQMPGQMPGQMQGQMQGQMQGHMGMNTMGMGRMPMGPDQKYC, from the exons atgaagatgagtgGCGTTGGAGACAACTCGTTGGAGCCGCTGTGCTCCGACCGTAAACGTAAACTGTCCACATGTGACACACCAGGTTTAGG GTGTGACAAGCGTCGGAGGGAACAGGAGAGCAAGTACATCGAGGAGCTGGCTGAGCTCATCTCTGCCAACCTCTCCAACATTGACAGCTTCAACGTCAAGCCTGACAAATGTGCCATCCTCAAGGAGACCGTGAGGCAGATCAGACAAATCAAAGAGCAAG GAAAAAGTTcatgcagtgatgatgatgtccAGAAGGCGGATGTGTCCTCAACTGGTCAAGGGGTCATTGACAAGGACCATCTGGGACCACTACTCCTACAG GCCTTGGATGGCTTTCTGTTTGTGGTGAACCGAGATGGCAACATAATATTTGTGTCAGACAATGTGACCCAGTACCTGCAGTACAAGCAGGAAGAGCTGATCAATACCAGTGTGTACACCATCATCCACGATGAGGACCGGGAGGAGTTTCACAAGAATCTGCCCAAGTCCAACG cACCAAACGGGGCATCATGGGGTGGAGAGGCTCCCCGGCAGAAGAGTCACACCTTCAACTGTCGTATGCTAGTGAACTTTGTTCATGGTCAGAATCATGGGTTGTCGGATGAGAGACCTGGAGGCCAACGCTATGAGACCATGCAGTGTTTTGCCCTCACTCAGCCCCGGGCTatgatggaggagggagaag ATTTGCAGTCTTGTATGATTTGTGTGGCGCGACGCATCACAGCAgtagagagaacagagaggttTAGTACTCGCCATGAACTGTCTG GTAAACTGATTGAAATCGAACACCAGAGCTCTCTTCACACCACTATGCGCCCAGGCTGGGAGGACCTGGTGAGGCGTTGCATGCAGATGTTCCTCCAACACAGTGAAGGACAACCATGGTCCTACAAACGTCACTATCAAGAGG ctttcCATAATGGCCACGCAGAGACCCCACTCTACCGCTTTTCACTCTCCGATGGCACCCCAGTCACAGCCCAGACTAGGAGTGACCTCTGCAGGAATCCCAACACCAATGAGCCACACTCTTTCTTGTCCACACACCTGCTACAAAG AGAGCAAAATGGTTATCGTGGAAACCAAGGCATGAGGCCTCAAAGCATGGGTGTGAACAACCCCAACCAACAGATGAACACGGGCCCAGGAGGAGGCATGAACAGGGGCTATGGCATGGCGGACCAGGCCAACATGCCACACAGAGGAATGACTCCATATGCTGGGGGTAACCGCACAAATCAGATGAGTCCCATGCATCAGATGAACAACGTCGGTCAAATGAATCAAATGAATTCGATGCATCCAAATAACTCGATGAACCAAATGGGGCCCATGAATCAGATGGGCCACCATGGcatgcaccagcagcagcaccaacaTCCACAGATGGGTCAGttccatggaggaggaggtggacctGGAGGCGGAGGGTATGGCATGGGAATGACCAGCCCCCCCCAGGCCAGTCCAGGGATTAACGCCCCCCCCCACAATGTCATGGGCTCACCCAGAGTCCTAGGAAGCCCCAAGATGGCTGCTAGCCCCTTCTCTCCTGGTG GTATGAACTCTCCCATGAGCTCCAGTCATCCTGGTCATCCTGGTAACTCTGGAGGGGGAGGCACCACCTTTTCCAGCAGCTCGTTGAATGCCCTCCAAGCCATTAGTGAGGGAGTGGGCAATCCGATGCCCTCCccactcacctctcctccacctcacaaACCTGACAGCTCCCCAAGCATCAACTCCACCAACCAGTCTTCGGGTGTAACATGTAAACCTGGCCTCCCAGCCTACTCTGACTCTAAGAGCCCAGGCAGCTCATTGGGGGCTGGATTAGAGCAGCAGTCGCAGCAGCACCCACACACTCCTACCAGCGAGGGGCCTCCTGACAAGCCGGACAGCCAGGTCAGCAGAGACATGGGTCCAACCGGGGGAGAAACCGGTCGACGGGTCCCTGACGGCAGAAGTCACAAGAAacttctgcagctcctcacttCCCCAACAGATGAGTTGGTGCCACCCAATCACACAACAAGCTCTGGACCCACCTCCTCGCCTGAGACTAAAGATGGAACAGCAGGTGTCACCAGCCCCTCCTCTTCAACAGGAGTGTCCTCCTCTACAGGCGGAAATCATGGCGCTGTGTCCTCCTCTGGTGGCGCAGGACATTTATCGAGTCAGTCGCTGCAGGAAAAGCACAAGATCCTCCACAAGCTCCTCCAGAACGGGAACACTCCTGATGATGTGGCTCGCATCACAGCCGAGGCCACTGGGAAGAGCAGCTTGGATTCAGACCCTGGGCCTGCTGCCACTGCAGGAGTTAGGGGGTCCGAATCCAAACAGGAGCAGCACAGCCCTAAGAAGGAGAAGCCTCACGCGCTCCTTCACTACCTCCTCAATAAAGATGACACAAAAGAAGGTGGAGATATCAAGCcaaagctggaggagctggaagggAGAGGACCTCAGGGGGCAGGGGTTACCAGCTCTGATCCCCACTGCATGGAGGGAAAGGTCAAATTAGAGCCAACTGATGAG GCGGAAACTCTGGAGACCATCCTTGGTGTCCCAAGGAACAACTCTGGCTTCTATCCTGAAGCAGACTCCAGAGTAGGGAAGGAAGTGggaaacaaacaaggaaatCTTCCTGACAGTTTACATG aagGGGAGAAAGGCCCCCTGCCGCCAGGTCAGCGTGGTGTCTATCAAAGAGCTTTGTCCATGGATGCCAAGCCCATGGGCGCAGAGGGGCCAGTAGGAGGCGGGCTAGCTATGAGAAGGAACGTCCCCTGTCCCACATTGGTCAAACAGGAGAATGTGGATGCTACAATCCGACCTGGGGGTATTCCCAATGGCTTTCCCGGAGGCATGGGAGTGTGTCCACCGCGGGGAAATCCAA GAGGAATGGGCAGAGGTATGGGAATACCCCAGCGCCCTCCCATGGCAGGGCCAGGGGAGTGGGGGATGCCGAGGTCTAGCGTGAGTCCTACAATTGGACCAGGACACCCGGGCATGGGTCGCTCTGTCCCAATGGGAGGTCCCATGATGAACCGCTCCAACAGTGTACCTGGAAACACCAGGTccatgctgcagcagcagctcatggATATGG GTACCAATGATACCAGTATTAGCATGAGCCCGTTTCGTGGACATGGACCTCCGCCTCGGTCCCCCTCTTGGCCAGACTCTGCTATTGGAATGGACCGaccacagattaaaacaaacag GGACCAGTTTGCGCACCCCCTGCATGAGTTGCTGGGTCCCCTGACCAACAGCGAAGGCCCGAGTGATGAGCGAGCTCTTCTGGACCAGCTAGATTCTCTACTCAACACGGCTGATGTCAGTGCTTTGCAGGAGATAGACCGAGCCCTTGGCATCCCGGATATAGTCGGCAAG ACCCGCAGACCTGAAGGTCACCCGCAAGATCCAGGTCGTGGTCCAGGTCGTGGTCCAGGTCGGGGTCAGTGCCCCCCATCGGAGCCTTTCCCAGTGCCCCCAGAATCAACCATAGGCATGGACAAAAAAGCCATGTATGGACAGGGCTACCCTGGCACCCCAGGCCCCCCCTCAGTGGGCATGCAAGCTGgttacagcagcaacacaatgcaaGGCCAGTCTCCAGCAGGCTTCAACCCTATGATGAATCAGATGGGCCAAACAGGGAGCTTCCCAGGCATGGGGGGTATGGGCAACCCCCGTGCAAACATGATGAGACCTCGCATGATGGCCACCAAGCCTCTCCGACTGCAGCTACAGCAGAGGTTGCAAGGGCAGCAG TTTATGAACCAGACCCGACAAGGCATGAAGATTGAAAATCTCCCCGGGGTAAATCCTGCCATGCGTCAAGGCATGCAGCCCAGCATCCAACCGGGCATCCAACCCGGCATGCAGCCCAGCATGCAGCCCGGCATCCAACCAGGCATGCAGCCAGGCATGCAGCCAGGCATGCAGCCCGGCATCCAACCCGGCATGCAGCCAGGCATGCAGCCCGGCATCCAACCCGGCATGCAGCCCGGCATGCAGCCCGGCATGCAGCCCGGCATGCAGCCCGGCATGCAGCCCGGCATGCAACCCGGCATGCAACCCGGCATGCAACCCGGCATGCAACCCGGCATGCAACCCGGCATCCAACCCGGCATGCAACCCGGCATGCAACCCGGCATCCAACCCGGCATGCAACCCGGCATCCAACCCGGCATGCAACCCGGAATGCAAAATGCAGGCATGGGTGGTCAG CCTGGTTTCCTAAACGCTCAGATGATGGCTCAGCGCAGCAGAGAGATGATGACTATGCAGATGAGGAGGCAGcggatgatgatgctgatgcagcagcagcagcagcagcagcagcagcagcagcagcaagggcagggagcagcaggaggcttcAGCCCTCCCCCAAATGTCACTGCACCAGCAGGCATGGACCACCCCATGGGAGGACCTCCTTTAAACCAGCCTGGACAGCAGGGCTTCAACTATGGAGGCAGCTATG GGATGAACCAGCAGGGGGATCCATCTTTCATGGCTCCAGGTAGCAGCTCACCAGGAAACTTGATGCAAGGACGAATGGGGGGCCCTCCTCAGAACACAGTGACGCAAGGGATGCAGGGAAACCCACAGGGAGGGCCCATGTACGCATCTGGTGACATGAAGGGCTGGCCACAGAGCGGCATGCCTCGCAACAG CTCATACTCGCAGCAACAATACCCCCAGCAAAGCAACCAGGGCCAGTTTGGACCCATGATGATGAACAACTCCATGGCTGGACCTGGGCAGGTCAGCGGGGCCGGGGCAGGACAGTTGGGCCAGATGTCGGGCCAGATGTCGGGCCAGATGTCGGGCCAGATGTCGGGCCAGATGTCGGGCCAGATGTCGGGCCAGATGTCGGGCCAGATGACGGGCCAGATGCCGGGCCAGATGCCGGGCCAAATGCCGGGCCAAATGCCAGGCCAGATGCAAGGCCAGATGCAAGGCCAGATGCAAGGCCACATGGGCATGAACACCATGGGAATGGGTAGAATGCCAATGGGACCTGATCAG AAGTATTGCTGA
- the LOC133961167 gene encoding nuclear receptor coactivator 3-like isoform X2, with the protein MKMSGVGDNSLEPLCSDRKRKLSTCDTPGLGCDKRRREQESKYIEELAELISANLSNIDSFNVKPDKCAILKETVRQIRQIKEQGKSSCSDDDVQKADVSSTGQGVIDKDHLGPLLLQALDGFLFVVNRDGNIIFVSDNVTQYLQYKQEELINTSVYTIIHDEDREEFHKNLPKSNAPNGASWGGEAPRQKSHTFNCRMLVNFVHGQNHGLSDERPGGQRYETMQCFALTQPRAMMEEGEDLQSCMICVARRITAVERTERFSTRHELSGKLIEIEHQSSLHTTMRPGWEDLVRRCMQMFLQHSEGQPWSYKRHYQEAFHNGHAETPLYRFSLSDGTPVTAQTRSDLCRNPNTNEPHSFLSTHLLQREQNGYRGNQGMRPQSMGVNNPNQQMNTGPGGGMNRGYGMADQANMPHRGMTPYAGGNRTNQMSPMHQMNNVGQMNQMNSMHPNNSMNQMGPMNQMGHHGMHQQQHQHPQMGQFHGGGGGPGGGGYGMGMTSPPQASPGINAPPHNVMGSPRVLGSPKMAASPFSPGGMNSPMSSSHPGHPGNSGGGGTTFSSSSLNALQAISEGVGNPMPSPLTSPPPHKPDSSPSINSTNQSSGVTCKPGLPAYSDSKSPGSSLGAGLEQQSQQHPHTPTSEGPPDKPDSQVSRDMGPTGGETGRRVPDGRSHKKLLQLLTSPTDELVPPNHTTSSGPTSSPETKDGTAGVTSPSSSTGVSSSTGGNHGAVSSSGGAGHLSSQSLQEKHKILHKLLQNGNTPDDVARITAEATGKSSLDSDPGPAATAGVRGSESKQEQHSPKKEKPHALLHYLLNKDDTKEGGDIKPKLEELEGRGPQGAGVTSSDPHCMEGKVKLEPTDEAETLETILGVPRNNSGFYPEADSRVGKEVGNKQGNLPDSLHEGEKGPLPPGQRGVYQRALSMDAKPMGAEGPVGGGLAMRRNVPCPTLVKQENVDATIRPGGIPNGFPGGMGVCPPRGNPRGMGRGMGIPQRPPMAGPGEWGMPRSSVSPTIGPGHPGMGRSVPMGGPMMNRSNSVPGNTRSMLQQQLMDMGTNDTSISMSPFRGHGPPPRSPSWPDSAIGMDRPQIKTNRDQFAHPLHELLGPLTNSEGPSDERALLDQLDSLLNTADVSALQEIDRALGIPDIVGKTRRPEGHPQDPGRGPGRGPGRGQCPPSEPFPVPPESTIGMDKKAMYGQGYPGTPGPPSVGMQAGYSSNTMQGQSPAGFNPMMNQMGQTGSFPGMGGMGNPRANMMRPRMMATKPLRLQLQQRLQGQQFMNQTRQGMKIENLPGVNPAMRQGMQPSIQPGIQPGMQPSMQPGIQPGMQPGMQPGMQPGIQPGMQPGMQPGIQPGMQPGMQPGMQPGMQPGMQPGMQPGMQPGMQPGMQPGMQPGIQPGMQPGMQPGIQPGMQPGIQPGMQPGMQNAGMGGQMMAQRSREMMTMQMRRQRMMMLMQQQQQQQQQQQQQGQGAAGGFSPPPNVTAPAGMDHPMGGPPLNQPGQQGFNYGGSYGMNQQGDPSFMAPGSSSPGNLMQGRMGGPPQNTVTQGMQGNPQGGPMYASGDMKGWPQSGMPRNSSYSQQQYPQQSNQGQFGPMMMNNSMAGPGQVSGAGAGQLGQMSGQMSGQMSGQMSGQMSGQMSGQMSGQMTGQMPGQMPGQMPGQMPGQMQGQMQGQMQGHMGMNTMGMGRMPMGPDQKYC; encoded by the exons atgaagatgagtgGCGTTGGAGACAACTCGTTGGAGCCGCTGTGCTCCGACCGTAAACGTAAACTGTCCACATGTGACACACCAGGTTTAGG GTGTGACAAGCGTCGGAGGGAACAGGAGAGCAAGTACATCGAGGAGCTGGCTGAGCTCATCTCTGCCAACCTCTCCAACATTGACAGCTTCAACGTCAAGCCTGACAAATGTGCCATCCTCAAGGAGACCGTGAGGCAGATCAGACAAATCAAAGAGCAAG GAAAAAGTTcatgcagtgatgatgatgtccAGAAGGCGGATGTGTCCTCAACTGGTCAAGGGGTCATTGACAAGGACCATCTGGGACCACTACTCCTACAG GCCTTGGATGGCTTTCTGTTTGTGGTGAACCGAGATGGCAACATAATATTTGTGTCAGACAATGTGACCCAGTACCTGCAGTACAAGCAGGAAGAGCTGATCAATACCAGTGTGTACACCATCATCCACGATGAGGACCGGGAGGAGTTTCACAAGAATCTGCCCAAGTCCAACG cACCAAACGGGGCATCATGGGGTGGAGAGGCTCCCCGGCAGAAGAGTCACACCTTCAACTGTCGTATGCTAGTGAACTTTGTTCATGGTCAGAATCATGGGTTGTCGGATGAGAGACCTGGAGGCCAACGCTATGAGACCATGCAGTGTTTTGCCCTCACTCAGCCCCGGGCTatgatggaggagggagaag ATTTGCAGTCTTGTATGATTTGTGTGGCGCGACGCATCACAGCAgtagagagaacagagaggttTAGTACTCGCCATGAACTGTCTG GTAAACTGATTGAAATCGAACACCAGAGCTCTCTTCACACCACTATGCGCCCAGGCTGGGAGGACCTGGTGAGGCGTTGCATGCAGATGTTCCTCCAACACAGTGAAGGACAACCATGGTCCTACAAACGTCACTATCAAGAGG ctttcCATAATGGCCACGCAGAGACCCCACTCTACCGCTTTTCACTCTCCGATGGCACCCCAGTCACAGCCCAGACTAGGAGTGACCTCTGCAGGAATCCCAACACCAATGAGCCACACTCTTTCTTGTCCACACACCTGCTACAAAG AGAGCAAAATGGTTATCGTGGAAACCAAGGCATGAGGCCTCAAAGCATGGGTGTGAACAACCCCAACCAACAGATGAACACGGGCCCAGGAGGAGGCATGAACAGGGGCTATGGCATGGCGGACCAGGCCAACATGCCACACAGAGGAATGACTCCATATGCTGGGGGTAACCGCACAAATCAGATGAGTCCCATGCATCAGATGAACAACGTCGGTCAAATGAATCAAATGAATTCGATGCATCCAAATAACTCGATGAACCAAATGGGGCCCATGAATCAGATGGGCCACCATGGcatgcaccagcagcagcaccaacaTCCACAGATGGGTCAGttccatggaggaggaggtggacctGGAGGCGGAGGGTATGGCATGGGAATGACCAGCCCCCCCCAGGCCAGTCCAGGGATTAACGCCCCCCCCCACAATGTCATGGGCTCACCCAGAGTCCTAGGAAGCCCCAAGATGGCTGCTAGCCCCTTCTCTCCTGGTG GTATGAACTCTCCCATGAGCTCCAGTCATCCTGGTCATCCTGGTAACTCTGGAGGGGGAGGCACCACCTTTTCCAGCAGCTCGTTGAATGCCCTCCAAGCCATTAGTGAGGGAGTGGGCAATCCGATGCCCTCCccactcacctctcctccacctcacaaACCTGACAGCTCCCCAAGCATCAACTCCACCAACCAGTCTTCGGGTGTAACATGTAAACCTGGCCTCCCAGCCTACTCTGACTCTAAGAGCCCAGGCAGCTCATTGGGGGCTGGATTAGAGCAGCAGTCGCAGCAGCACCCACACACTCCTACCAGCGAGGGGCCTCCTGACAAGCCGGACAGCCAGGTCAGCAGAGACATGGGTCCAACCGGGGGAGAAACCGGTCGACGGGTCCCTGACGGCAGAAGTCACAAGAAacttctgcagctcctcacttCCCCAACAGATGAGTTGGTGCCACCCAATCACACAACAAGCTCTGGACCCACCTCCTCGCCTGAGACTAAAGATGGAACAGCAGGTGTCACCAGCCCCTCCTCTTCAACAGGAGTGTCCTCCTCTACAGGCGGAAATCATGGCGCTGTGTCCTCCTCTGGTGGCGCAGGACATTTATCGAGTCAGTCGCTGCAGGAAAAGCACAAGATCCTCCACAAGCTCCTCCAGAACGGGAACACTCCTGATGATGTGGCTCGCATCACAGCCGAGGCCACTGGGAAGAGCAGCTTGGATTCAGACCCTGGGCCTGCTGCCACTGCAGGAGTTAGGGGGTCCGAATCCAAACAGGAGCAGCACAGCCCTAAGAAGGAGAAGCCTCACGCGCTCCTTCACTACCTCCTCAATAAAGATGACACAAAAGAAGGTGGAGATATCAAGCcaaagctggaggagctggaagggAGAGGACCTCAGGGGGCAGGGGTTACCAGCTCTGATCCCCACTGCATGGAGGGAAAGGTCAAATTAGAGCCAACTGATGAG GCGGAAACTCTGGAGACCATCCTTGGTGTCCCAAGGAACAACTCTGGCTTCTATCCTGAAGCAGACTCCAGAGTAGGGAAGGAAGTGggaaacaaacaaggaaatCTTCCTGACAGTTTACATG aagGGGAGAAAGGCCCCCTGCCGCCAGGTCAGCGTGGTGTCTATCAAAGAGCTTTGTCCATGGATGCCAAGCCCATGGGCGCAGAGGGGCCAGTAGGAGGCGGGCTAGCTATGAGAAGGAACGTCCCCTGTCCCACATTGGTCAAACAGGAGAATGTGGATGCTACAATCCGACCTGGGGGTATTCCCAATGGCTTTCCCGGAGGCATGGGAGTGTGTCCACCGCGGGGAAATCCAA GAGGAATGGGCAGAGGTATGGGAATACCCCAGCGCCCTCCCATGGCAGGGCCAGGGGAGTGGGGGATGCCGAGGTCTAGCGTGAGTCCTACAATTGGACCAGGACACCCGGGCATGGGTCGCTCTGTCCCAATGGGAGGTCCCATGATGAACCGCTCCAACAGTGTACCTGGAAACACCAGGTccatgctgcagcagcagctcatggATATGG GTACCAATGATACCAGTATTAGCATGAGCCCGTTTCGTGGACATGGACCTCCGCCTCGGTCCCCCTCTTGGCCAGACTCTGCTATTGGAATGGACCGaccacagattaaaacaaacag GGACCAGTTTGCGCACCCCCTGCATGAGTTGCTGGGTCCCCTGACCAACAGCGAAGGCCCGAGTGATGAGCGAGCTCTTCTGGACCAGCTAGATTCTCTACTCAACACGGCTGATGTCAGTGCTTTGCAGGAGATAGACCGAGCCCTTGGCATCCCGGATATAGTCGGCAAG ACCCGCAGACCTGAAGGTCACCCGCAAGATCCAGGTCGTGGTCCAGGTCGTGGTCCAGGTCGGGGTCAGTGCCCCCCATCGGAGCCTTTCCCAGTGCCCCCAGAATCAACCATAGGCATGGACAAAAAAGCCATGTATGGACAGGGCTACCCTGGCACCCCAGGCCCCCCCTCAGTGGGCATGCAAGCTGgttacagcagcaacacaatgcaaGGCCAGTCTCCAGCAGGCTTCAACCCTATGATGAATCAGATGGGCCAAACAGGGAGCTTCCCAGGCATGGGGGGTATGGGCAACCCCCGTGCAAACATGATGAGACCTCGCATGATGGCCACCAAGCCTCTCCGACTGCAGCTACAGCAGAGGTTGCAAGGGCAGCAG TTTATGAACCAGACCCGACAAGGCATGAAGATTGAAAATCTCCCCGGGGTAAATCCTGCCATGCGTCAAGGCATGCAGCCCAGCATCCAACCGGGCATCCAACCCGGCATGCAGCCCAGCATGCAGCCCGGCATCCAACCAGGCATGCAGCCAGGCATGCAGCCAGGCATGCAGCCCGGCATCCAACCCGGCATGCAGCCAGGCATGCAGCCCGGCATCCAACCCGGCATGCAGCCCGGCATGCAGCCCGGCATGCAGCCCGGCATGCAGCCCGGCATGCAGCCCGGCATGCAACCCGGCATGCAACCCGGCATGCAACCCGGCATGCAACCCGGCATGCAACCCGGCATCCAACCCGGCATGCAACCCGGCATGCAACCCGGCATCCAACCCGGCATGCAACCCGGCATCCAACCCGGCATGCAACCCGGAATGCAAAATGCAGGCATGGGTGGTCAG ATGATGGCTCAGCGCAGCAGAGAGATGATGACTATGCAGATGAGGAGGCAGcggatgatgatgctgatgcagcagcagcagcagcagcagcagcagcagcagcagcaagggcagggagcagcaggaggcttcAGCCCTCCCCCAAATGTCACTGCACCAGCAGGCATGGACCACCCCATGGGAGGACCTCCTTTAAACCAGCCTGGACAGCAGGGCTTCAACTATGGAGGCAGCTATG GGATGAACCAGCAGGGGGATCCATCTTTCATGGCTCCAGGTAGCAGCTCACCAGGAAACTTGATGCAAGGACGAATGGGGGGCCCTCCTCAGAACACAGTGACGCAAGGGATGCAGGGAAACCCACAGGGAGGGCCCATGTACGCATCTGGTGACATGAAGGGCTGGCCACAGAGCGGCATGCCTCGCAACAG CTCATACTCGCAGCAACAATACCCCCAGCAAAGCAACCAGGGCCAGTTTGGACCCATGATGATGAACAACTCCATGGCTGGACCTGGGCAGGTCAGCGGGGCCGGGGCAGGACAGTTGGGCCAGATGTCGGGCCAGATGTCGGGCCAGATGTCGGGCCAGATGTCGGGCCAGATGTCGGGCCAGATGTCGGGCCAGATGTCGGGCCAGATGACGGGCCAGATGCCGGGCCAGATGCCGGGCCAAATGCCGGGCCAAATGCCAGGCCAGATGCAAGGCCAGATGCAAGGCCAGATGCAAGGCCACATGGGCATGAACACCATGGGAATGGGTAGAATGCCAATGGGACCTGATCAG AAGTATTGCTGA